The Flavobacterium commune genome contains the following window.
TAATGCAATACGCCAATGAATTGGATTATGGTGTAGAACGTGCTTCAAAAAGTTTCAATCAGGGATTGATTGGTTTATTGGCATTGACCCGTGGAGGATGGACTTTGCGTCCTGATACTAACAATCCTGCCAGCATTGGGCAGATGGTACGCGGAACAAACCATGAATTGTATTATGACATAGCGATTGAATATTTAGGAAAAGTAATTCAGGAGCAAAAACATGATTTGAAATTGAGCTATCGCGATTTTTGGATTAAACAAAACAATTGGGAAACGCCTGTTGATGATGATGTGCTTTTCTCTTTGCCTTTGTTGAAAAATTCTTCAGGTGAATATGCTTTTTATATTGGTGTGCCAATTACCGAAGGGAATCATCCTTTTGGAGGAGCTTCAGGAAATCTTAGTTTATGCGGAACTTATTTGTATTCTTTTGATAAAGACGATTTACGTCGTGATATGACTTGCGCGCCTTTTTCTTATAATGAAAATTTGAATCAGGTTATTCGTCTGGATTTAGCTCGCTTGGCTGTAGCCAAATGGTCAAAATTGTATATGGATGATCCTCTGGGAAGCACCAGCGGAAAAGGAACCGGAGTAAATTATTCCTGGATGCGATTTGCTGACGTATTGTTAATGTATGCCGAAGCGGTTAATGAGCGTTTTGGCCCTCGTAATGATGCTCGAGAATGCTTAAAACGTGTGCGTCGCAGAGCGTTTACTGAGACAAGCTGGTCAGAAAAAGTAGAAAATTATGTGGATTCTAAAACAACTTCAGAGGCGTTTTTTAAAGCCATTATGGATGAGCGTGCCTGGGAATTTGGAGGAGAGAGTAAGCGTAAGTTTGATTTGGCACGTTGGAATAAATTTGGTGAGGTAATTTACAATCAATACCACACCTTGATTAACTGGGGACGTGTAGCTAATGGTGCCTTTGTTCCGGGAATTGAC
Protein-coding sequences here:
- a CDS encoding RagB/SusD family nutrient uptake outer membrane protein, translating into MNKTILLSLLLSFVMVFTACEDYLEVEPATGFTQGDVFKSEKEIQSAVAGVYTLMLSEDAYSNRLAFVFNMNTDVEMTGVSTNTVNVNGSDLACYEPKPYWTTLNSTWNSMYKIINLSNDVIEGIEKSDVYKAASKNTASDVTQLYGEVKTLRAMVYLDMIRIWGDVVFRTQSSSGGENFAVGVTDRNEILEFLIDDLKSVEPLMQYANELDYGVERASKSFNQGLIGLLALTRGGWTLRPDTNNPASIGQMVRGTNHELYYDIAIEYLGKVIQEQKHDLKLSYRDFWIKQNNWETPVDDDVLFSLPLLKNSSGEYAFYIGVPITEGNHPFGGASGNLSLCGTYLYSFDKDDLRRDMTCAPFSYNENLNQVIRLDLARLAVAKWSKLYMDDPLGSTSGKGTGVNYSWMRFADVLLMYAEAVNERFGPRNDARECLKRVRRRAFTETSWSEKVENYVDSKTTSEAFFKAIMDERAWEFGGESKRKFDLARWNKFGEVIYNQYHTLINWGRVANGAFVPGIDEAPGSIYWKNIPDPNNASRTILDIQGIDEILQARPAGYTEQVFATSWYSLNSETAAYEPRNDIKWSFRGFINFNNASSVSPNDPVRYLCPYPSKVITDHRGAIQNYYGFNY